The stretch of DNA AGCAATGTCATTAATAGATCTAGACACTAAAGAAGAAGCATGTTTCTTTAGGGAAGAGAAGCAGTTGTATTTAGAGCTGAGACAACCTGTTGTGGagctatttgttttatatatacttgGAAAATTAAGTCTACTGGTGATAATCTGGCAATAAAGATTTAGGAATGTATAGGATTGCCCAGAGAAAACATGAAGAGAAAATCCTTCACAAATCCTTACAGTTGGGAAGTTTGCCATTCCTACCATGTCTTGCCCTCTTTCTAGGCCTTGTATCCTATATAATACTTTGCATAATGTTTTGTGTTTAAGGAGGCCTTTGGTGGGTCTTATATTAAACTGAAAGCCAGGAAATGCTTTCTAAATAGACATATGAACCACAAGCTATGAAAGACTTTATTGTGATAAGAAGGTatgctttttaaaactaattttatcatttttagttttaaaatctgTATGAAGATGTGCTTACTGCAGATAACTGGTTATAAACAGCTGTATTTGGATGTAGAAAGTGTGAGGAAAAGGCCATATGATTCTGATAACCTACAGCATGAAGAGCTACTCATGaaggtaaatttttgttttttttatgtgGAGTTGTTGAAcactagaaaaataaatcagacttCAGCTAAGTAAAGTCTGCAAATTCTAGAGGCTTATATGGCTAGGCTTATATGGTTTCTTTGCCCTTAGAGAATTTTATTATGCTGGATTTCATTGATATGGAAAGATTTTTAGTTAgctatctttataattttctgataagcattattataaatatataatgaatatatgtttatatgaataaatatattcaaataaattttattttaatgtttttaattctgaaataaaaacctATAAAGAGAGATCTTTTCAACCAAAAAGTACATGTCTACAAGTTTCAGATTTTTCTCCTACTTTTTATACAAATTGCTCATAtaagttaagcattttttcagCTACTTACAAATTGAAAACGTGTATCCCTTTTCAGATTATTATGTCCAATCTTTTGGGACTCATGGAATGTTAATTGCCAAGTAATGCCCCAAAAGATGTAAACTTTAAGAgagtaaaaattatttacttagaattttcctgtttcttattTCTAAAGTATAAATGCATAAAGCCAATGAAGTGCCAAAATTAAAGAGTAATAGACCTAGAGTAAGCTTTACAGATCATCTAGACTAGTCCCTTCGTTTGAGGGATGAAGATTCTAAGGACCAGGGAGATAAAGGGATTTGCTTTAGTACTAGAATGGTAGGGCCTGGAACAGAGCTGAATCTCCTGCCCATCCTCTACACctattccaattttattttaaaatggttaaagaaaatagTGCATTGCACTTGGAATTAGGagttctttataataaaaatacagtagaaaCAAACATTGATACTATCTAAGTAACATTAAGCGATAcaagtttaaaaacaataaaggcacttttttttcattaaaagtgTATTTTGTTAAATGAGGATAATACAAATATGTATCTCAAAGGGTTATTGTATGGatgagtttttatatttaaagtgtttaaaataGTACCTGGCACTTACTGAGGATTAACTGCTATTTCTGTCCCCATTGTCATCATTTTTCCCTTCATGTTAGGCCCTTGCTACATGATACCTTTGCTTCTGAGGTAAAAAAGTACAAGTCCTAGCCCTCTAGTCCGGGGAATTTTACCTTGGTGCTTCATGGTGAAATTCAGTTCTACACTACACATACTCAGCAGTCTTACTGGGTAAAGAGCTATGTAATCCATCTTGCTTTAAGTGTAGTCCAAGGACCACCTTTACTAGCGTTAACTAGTGTTTAGTATGTAGATTCCAAAGTTCCACCTTAGACTTACAAAATTAGAATCTCCAGGAATGGAACCCAGAAATTCAATATTCatgcatattaaatttttaatactaGTGGTTCTGCACTGTGGCTCTCACCATATCACTGAGGCCTTGTCATTGGCATAATCAAACTCCTTGCAGAATTCATGGAGAGAGGCTAATGTAAGCAAGTCACATGTGTTGGTAATAAAAGTAGTGACCAGGTAAACCTAATATAATGATTAGATTTAGCCTCAGAGCCAGTCTTGACCCTGTTTTAAAGCAAGGtcacttcacattttattttaggtaACAGAATACTCCTTTCATTAGGGGTCCTTATTCAACAATGCTTTAAATGgtaatgaaatgggaaaaaatgcaAGTATTTCTGTTTTGCAAATTTTCACAAACCTTTAGTCAACTTCTGTAAGTTTCTTTCATTTGATGGCTTGTGGTATTgaatttaaacaataaattttctttattttgcattGATTAGTTTGTTGGTATGTAATATTTGAtagctggggttttttttggttttttttttgagatggagtcttgctgtgttgcccaggctggagtgcagtggcaccatctcggctcactgcaagctctgcctcccgggttcacgccattctcctgcctcagcctcctgagtagctgggactacaggcgcctgccaccatgcctggctaattttttgtattgttagtagagacagcgtttcaccatgttagccaggatggtctcaatctcctgacctcgtgatctacccgcctcagcctcccaaagtgctgggattacaggcatgagccactgcacccggcttgaTAGTTTTTCTTAAATCCTCATccttaaagatatttatttaaaaccaaattgtatttttttaaactgaaaatttataaaacaagttggAATGCTATCAGTATCATTTCTTCATGCTCTTCTGTCTTATACCTATTTTCGTTCTGATTAGGGACTATTAACCCACCATTATAATAGAGCCTATTTAACTATACAGTATCTGAAGCAAGGGCTAAGTTCCTAAAATACTGTGTTTTTCCCAAGCAGTTTACCAGTTCTGGGCATATCTGTATTAATTAGTAAATAAAGACATCTCATTGtttaacatttttgtgtattatttgtTACCTTTTCAAAATCTGTTCTTTATACCAGTCTTTTTAATGGGAATAAATGTGCTGCATGTTTTAGGATAAttgaaaaatgttctaaagtCTTTGCTTAACCTATGATTTTTCTATAAAAGTTATTTGATAGCATTAAATTACTAGTTACAAGctatgagaaagaaaatgtcttaaTAATGGAAATATGTTTGTGCAGCTTTGGAATCTTCTAATGCCCACAAAGAAGTTAAACGCTAGAATCTCCAAGCAGTGGGCTGAAATTGGTTTTCAGGGTGATGATCCCAAGACAGACTTCAGAGGCATGGGCATACTTGGATTAATCAATCTTGTGTAAGTGAAAgtaaactttcttttcttccctaaatGAAATTACATGTAATCTCTGATCTAGTTACTTTTAACAAGCAGTGATCTAGTTGATTCATACTATCTCTGAATTTTAATAACTGCAGTGCTAGAAGTATTTGCTAATGTGTTGGCAACAATATGAAGAtattgggggccaggcacagtggctcacgcctgtaatcccagcaactttgggaggctgagacaagaggatcacttgaagccagaagtttgagaccaatctgagcaatatagtgaaaccctgtctctacaaaaattagccaggcgtggtggcatttgcctgtagtccagccacttgggaggctgaggtagaaggattgcctgagcccaggaattcaagtttacagtgagtcatgattgtgccacctccagcctgggtgacagagcaagaccctgtctttaaaaaaaaaaaaaaaaaaaaaaaaaaaaaaaaaaaaaaaaaaaagacattggtgGAAATATAATTGTGTATGTGATTTCTTTACTTACCAATGCTTTCCTCgcctttttctttctgatctccATTCTGATACCTCTTAAAGAATTATGTATACTCCTACTGCCTTTATTcacttgctttttctctctggGCTCTCTGATTCTATTTTGGCAAATATAACCAGGTAAGGTGATAATAAAGTCTCTTTACATATGTTCTTCCCCACCTGTGACAACTTACCTACCTGCATTCCTGACTTTGTATAGACTACCGTTATGAACTTTCTCTCCTTTATCTTCTTTAATACTTATGATTAGCTATATGTATGAAATCCCCAAATATGTAACTCAAGTCACAATTGATAGCCAAAACTGTTCTAGAAGATAGCCTGGAATATTAATTTCCTCCTATAAGGATATGCAGATGTACAAATTGTGTTTGGGTCTGTCCATGAAATTGTGATTTATAGACTATAAAATGTCTAGAATGGGAAGGCTAGACCATTAAAGTTTGGATAATTCTCACTGTGAAAAAATCCTGAAATTGGCTAAATTAGGTTAATATTGATggttttttttattgtgtatagATGTTTATTTTTCACCATTTGATACTGTAAAGATTGAGGTTAACTAAATTcaggaaggaaattaaaagttgtTCTGTATTATAGATTGAATGTTTTAAGAGTAGTTTGACTATTAAAATGCAATGCTGaattattacaaaaatgaaatataaacaacTGAGGGCATTTTAGAGTCAATCTAGggataaagtagaaaaattagagaCTTAGGAAAGCATTGCATTAAGCAAgactttttaaactattttggtGTTTACAGATCCCTTAGGGAATCTGATGAAAGCTTTGTATACTCTCTCCCCCGGAAATGTATATACAGAAAAAGTCCATAATATAAGATGGTTCCTGGATTCCCCTTCATTCATAAATTATCATTAATTCATGGACTTCTAAGTTAACAGCCCCTGGTGTAATGGGTTGAAAACTAGAGCCAGTGAAGAAATAAGGAAGTGTATATTAATACTCTGTAGAAGAATAAAGAGGGAAGAGTTAATTAGAAATTTCTATGCTTTATGAAAATGTCAATGATTTTGTcctctaaaatgtaaataaaccatgaacatttatttttttatttttatcctcacaTGAGCATCTAGTCGTGTGTGTGTCTATCATTTTGAGCTGATCCCAAGGTTAAATAGATTTGGTATAGGCTAAAAGGATATATGTGCCTACAAATAGATAGTTTCATATACATCCCTCTTATACTACTGATACTTCTGTTTTATAGCTAGTATTTTAGTTATATGATTGGTGAAGGAGGTTTCTCATTACAAAAAGATTGTTGACTCCCTTCTGATTGCACTGAAAATGGCACTAAAAAACATAGACTTAAATTGTAGTAGAAGGGATGAACCTAAGTGTAAGGAAGAGTGTCCTAACAGGTACATATTGACTCTTTTATAGAAATAGAActagcaaagaaacaaaaataactttagttttttttttaagatagtctctttttatattatctatttattaaaatactttacagtCTTGTCAACGACCTGTATTCTGTACTACATAGGCCTGATAGCTTGGGAAATTTTGATTCAGAAGCATTTGTGAATCACTGAAGTGATTTGAGACATATCAGGATACTCATGGCAATACTAGGACTATCATTTTGACAGTAGCTTTTTAAATTGGTTCTGGATATCTTACATTTGAATGGCATACATTcgtttgattatttttcttaaactttttaggTATTTCAGTGAAAATTACACTAGTGAAGCTCATCAGATTCTTTCCCGTTCAAATCATCCAAAATTAGGGTAAGCTGGGTATATTAAAGAGGCTGTAATCTCTTGCATTTATAATGATTAGATGATTTAATGAATTTGAAGGTATATCAAGGTATTTcttaaaatgaagtattttaataagaactttataaaggatattacatgatacattatttttaaggaaaaatgtgATTGTACACCAATTTTGTATGtatttcagtatatttttatcataagaTATAGTTTATTTATACAATGGAGATAAGGGCccttataaaatgtttttgagaaataGATTTGAAGATAGGAAGAAGAAATAGTTTGGAAAAGTAATAGGAAAATGGGAAATAGCTTTGAAAATTGTAAAGTGAAATTCAAACTGAGGTGGTTTTATTAGCCTTAccgttatttttaaaaatattctgatggTACCTAATCTTTGAAAAAGCATAGTAACAATGTTAGGTCATAAAAATAAGTACCctgataatggaaaaaaaaacatcagaTTATCCAGATTATCCAGTGTATTTTAGAAATCAATGAGATTTGGTGTCTATAGTCCCCTGACCccttttttatttaagaattttagTCTTAGATATCATGTGAAtagagctttatttttatttcttagattATATCCAGAAAAATATACAggctttaaaaagcaaacatgttAAATTCTTTCTAGTATATTTTTCTTACCATGTAGAGATTATCATAAAATCAATACTGTGTTAAACCTGAAGTCACTTTCTACTAATTCctaacataattttaatttattttatgagttATTTGGCTAGCTGGTATAACTGGTAATGTTTCTGACATAGGTATTCTTATGCAATAGTTGGAATCAATCTTACAGAGATGGCTTATAGCTTACTGAAGAGTGAAGCTTTGAAGTTTCATCTCTATAACTTTGTTCCTGGTATACCAACAATGGAACACTTTCATCAGTTTTATTGTGAGTATTAAAATGAGTTAAAACTAGATCTAAGATAATTCTTAAACCACTAggaatgtataatatatattttaatctgttGCCTCTGTGAAGTATATAACttatgtttatcattttattactTAGGgtctttgaaaaataagaaaatagtggAAGATGAGTCCCCAAGTGTATTCTATACTTCAGTTTTTATATTTGCTGATTATAAAAGGCAGTATTTCACATGTAGACACATCTAAGATTCACGTAATTTTTCTTTAGGCATTCATTTTCCAGCGAActacaaaatgtattttccctCTTGGATGCTGGTTAATGAATGCTGTTAAGGACAGACCATTTccagattattttattacttttggaAGGAAATTTAATTTAGAGGAACTTTTCGCCTCCCCCTGCCTTGAATTTCAAGGCCAAATTTTCTTGTGGTAGGTTAGAGGTACTGAGTAACTGTTCCTAAAGCTGTCTTTACTTTCTCTGTTCCATTCACTTTTAGTGATAATATTTGAATACTGAAGGTTTAATTCAATGAATCCATCTTCTGAAGCGATTGTTCAGAAGCAAAGAACTCAAATCTAGTTTTTCTTCACACTACTTTTCTTGATCTTTTTGTGTCTTTAGAATGTCATTTGCATGTTGGTAGCATATAAGAAACTACTTAGATAATAGGTTGCCAAATCATAATTTCTTCATCTCCATTGTTGAAAATATCATCCATGTCTCCTTTTCACAGAATCTTCCCTGCCTTTACCTACACCCTAATTCCAGTTTTGTCTGCATCTTAACTTTCTCTTGCGTGTGTCTGTTTCTTTCTATCCCCATTGTAACTGTACAATATCAGGCCTTTGTTACTAGGTTACTGTAATAGCCTTTAGTGGTCTGTTTATGGTaacacttttctatttctttctttttttttggagacagaatctcgctcttttgcccaggcctgaatgcagtggcgctatctcagctcactgcaagctccgcctcccaggttcacgccattttcctgcctcagcctcccgagtagctgggactacaggcgcccgccaccgcgcccggctaattttttgtatttttttagagatggggtttcaccgtgttagccaggatggtctcaatctcctgacctcatgatccacccgcctcagcctcccaaagtgctgggattacaggcgtgagccaccgcgcccggccacacttttctatttcttctccacATTGAAAGtatagttatttaaaatgaaaatctgatcaTTTTACTCCACTGCCAAAAATTCTTCAAAGGATTCCCATTATAAGGCCCTGCATAATCGGAACCTTGGTAACCTCTTCAGGCTCATCTTTTGCCATATACAAGCCCCCCTCTCACCCCCACAAACTCTGTAGTGGAGGCATCCCAGTCTTCTTTTTAGTTGCTCAAATATATTATGCTCTCTCTTGACTCTGTGCCTTTGCAAGTGACATTCACTTGGCCTGAACACTATTCCAGCTCCCTCTGTTCTTTCCAGATGATGCCCTCTCATCTTCCAAATCTCAGTTCAGACATGCTCTTCTCTGGGGAGTTTATTCATTTACTGTGTGTTAGGTGTTGTTCTAGGCCCTGGGGATATAGCAGAGAAGAAGACAAAGTCACTGCATTCAGTGAGGAGCTGTCATCTTCAGAATCAAAACTTCCCCCTAGTGCAGATCCAGATACTGCttcatttctctgctttctttgttCGTGAAACTTTTTCAAtaattgctttttcatttcttcatctccAGTTTTTGTCTAATTCCAATTTAGTTTCTCTCTCCATGACTCTGCTCACACTGATTTTTCTTAGACACCAACTTTTTTTGCTGCCGAATACAATCGCCATGTTTTTTCTTCATGTTATTTGATCCTTTTAGTGGCACTAGGCATAAATGACCGCATGTTTCTTCTGGAAACATTATCATGACTTTTTTGATGCCACATTCTCCTGGCTTTTCTGTTGCCCCACAGGAATTCCTGTAGACATCCACTGCCTTACTAGATTAGGAGCACCTCAGGGCCCAGCCCTGTACCCACTCCTCTCTTTAGCCCTCATACTTTTCCTAAGTGATACCATCTGGTCTCTTGCTTGAAATACCAAATGTGCATTAAATGCCAAAATGTATATCTTCAGTCCAACCTCTACTTTAACCCCAGCACTGTATGTCTAGATCCTTTTTCTCCCTTAATGGATAAGGATAAAGAATCATATGGGGATGCTTACACAAAGTAGGAGCCAATGCAGCATGTCTTTAAATGGAGGGAACAGGTTTCAGGTTCCTAAGGACAGCATTGATGATCCTACCCAAGTGTACTGAAGATTTCTAGCAGGTGTGAGATGCTTTCCTTTACCATTCCAAAGTGTTGTTGCTGGGACTTTGCTAActtgcctctgttttttttttttaaatgaaatatatccCTTGTTCATTAGCTACCCATTGAACATAAATAACATAAGTGAGATAtcatgtcacaccagttagaatggcgatcattaaaaagtcaggaaacaacaggtgctggagaggatgtggagaaataggaacgcttgtacactgttggtgggactgtaaactagttcagccattgtggaatacagtgtggtgattcctcagggatctagaactagaaataccatttgacccagccatcccattactgggtatatacccaaaggaatataaatcatgctgctataaagacacatgcacacatatgtttattgtggcactacttacaatagcagagacttggaaccaacccaaatgtccaacaatgatagactggattaagaaaatgtggcacatatacaccatggaatactatgcagccataaaacggatgagttcatgtcctttgtagggacatggatgaagctggaaaccatcattctcagcaaactattgcaaggacagaaaaccaaacaccgcatgttctcactcataggtgggacttgaacaatgagaacacttggacataggaaggggaacatcacacactggggcctgttgtggagtggagggagtggagagggatagcattaggagatatacctaatgtaaatgacgagttaatgggtgcagcacaccaacatggcacgtgtatacatatgtaatgaacctgcacgttgtgcacatgtaccctagaacttaaagtataataaaaatatatataaaaataaaaatagactaattaatgtaaaaaaataaattttaagaagagaattagctacaaataagaaaactaaagttccttagaacttaaaaaataaatcttcataaaattaaaaaaaaaacaatttaaaaactccCCAAACAATTAAGCAGTTTCCCGTATCTCAGTATATACAGGAGGGTGGTAGGTTAGAAAGCAGTGCAGAATGACCTCTGTGCAGTATTTTTCCCCTAAAGACCAGGGAACTTGAGGATCTGTGGGAACTGTTGCTCTCCAGCACCCTCACACCATCTCGGCTGGCTCCTCTATAGGAAGGACATTAAAGTGTAATATCTGAGGTAGAAAAGTCATTGTAGAACCCTTTCAGTTGCCTCCTGTCAGCTCAGTCTATAAGAGCTGTAGATCATCCTGGAAACAGTGAAGCTTatggttttcaattattttgagacattaaaatgcacatatacatatacctatgtaCCTTTTAAGCAGAAGTTTCCCAAAAACTTGATTTTCATACCCATTACTATTGGAAATTTCACATCTTAAATAAGGTCCTGCTTTTCTTCTTAAGAGGAACCTATTCTAACTAGAATAATAACTTGAAACCTTGTCTTTTGAATGTGCATACTTTTTTGGTAGAGGAGTAGGATCAATTAGTTTGCACAAATTAGTTCCAAGGTCATAATTTCTCTCCAGAAGGAAGAACAGTTCAGAGATTAGTTTCCACATTTTTTGTTTCCCTACGATCTGCCttcatttcccccttttcctttGATCTCTGCCTTTGTTTTAATGCGTCCTGTGTAGGAAGGGCTGGAAACGTTGGTAGTTTAGCTTTTTGGCTCCATTGTCATCTTGCACATCCAAACCGTGAGCAGGTATCTGCCATGATTCTG from Nomascus leucogenys isolate Asia chromosome 7b, Asia_NLE_v1, whole genome shotgun sequence encodes:
- the ELMOD2 gene encoding ELMO domain-containing protein 2, which gives rise to MFVSLWEFFYGHFFRFWMKWLLRQMTGKCELQRIFDTYVGAQRTHRIENSLTYSKNKVLQKATCVVQSEVDKCVDDIMKEKNINTEKDASFKICMKMCLLQITGYKQLYLDVESVRKRPYDSDNLQHEELLMKLWNLLMPTKKLNARISKQWAEIGFQGDDPKTDFRGMGILGLINLVYFSENYTSEAHQILSRSNHPKLGYSYAIVGINLTEMAYSLLKSEALKFHLYNFVPGIPTMEHFHQFYCYLVYEFDKFWFEEEPESIMYFNLYREKFHEKIKGLLLDCNVALTLKV